A single window of Girardinichthys multiradiatus isolate DD_20200921_A chromosome 15, DD_fGirMul_XY1, whole genome shotgun sequence DNA harbors:
- the si:dkey-1j5.4 gene encoding leucine-rich repeat-containing protein 15 isoform X2, with protein MKMLPLTQLMLVILSMVQAVANCPGVCKCSRKSGPEKSEVNCHKKGLRTFPSNLPSDAWILKLGENGITELKANSLKSVPKIESINLEQNTIKSIHPKAFSGAKQLMLLNLYGNHITVLPPRGFQDLLNLRFLMLGQNQIGILKPEMFAGMRNLSDLDLPYNALTALPSNVFKPLIALKVLDLSLNRIQRISPKAFTGLRQLLFLNLDNNSLKTVPSGAFRPLRSLEMLVLDNNLLSTLSQSALDGLTNLQELYLRNNELEQLPSGVFSNMPNLSQLGLSGNRLKTVDGNMFSHMPELKNLYLHNNPWQCDCNIISLVRWMGQTKATMSPRDALKCVSPPQLKNKSLSSLQPGKLQCNA; from the exons TGAAGATGCTGCCCTTGACACAGTTGATGTTGGTTATTCTTAGTATGGTGCAGGCGGTGGCAAACTGCCCTGGTGTCTGCAAATGCTCAAGGAAATCTGGCCCAGAAAAGTCTGAAGTCAACTGTCACAAAAAGGGCCTTCGTACCTTTCCCTCCAATCTTCCTTCTGACGCTTGGATCCTCAAACTGG GTGAGAATGGCATCACAGAACTAAAGGCAAATTCATTAAAATCAGTTCCCAAGATTGAGAGCATCAACCTGGAGCAAAATACAATCAAATCCATCCACCCCAAAGCATTTTCTGGTGCAAAACAACTGATGCTACTCAATCTTTATGGCAACCACATCACAGTCCTCCCTCCACGGGGGTTTCAg GACCTCCTGAACCTTCGTTTTCTCATGCTGGGCCAGAACCAGATTGGCATTCTCAAACCTGAGATGTTTGCTGGCATGAGGAACCTCTCGGATCTTGACCTACCTTATAATGCCCTGACAGCACTTCCATCTAATGTCTTCAAACCTTTGATTGCCCTGAAAGTTTTGGACCTTTCTCTGAATCGTATCCAAAGGATCTCTCCTAAGGCTTTCACTGGACTCAGACAGCTCTTGTTCCTCAACTTGGACAATAACAG TCTGAAAACTGTCCCATCTGGAGCATTCCGGCCGTTGCGATCGCTGGAGATGCTGGTTCTGGACAACAACCTCCTGTCAACACTGAGTCAGTCAGCTTTGGATGGCCTTACCAACCTGCAG GAACTCTACCTGAGGAACAACGAGTTGGAGCAGCTGCCATCTGGTGTGTTCAGCAACATGCCCAATCTTTCCCAGCTTGGACTCAGTGGAAATCGCCTGAAGACAGTGGATGGAAACATGTTCAGCCATATGCCAG AGCTGAAGAATCTATACCTGCACAATAACCCATGGCAGTGTGACTGTAATATTATCTCCTTGGTGAGGTGGATGGGACAGACCAAGGCTACCATGTCCCCACGGGATGCCCTGAAATGTGTGAGCCCGCCGCAGCTGAAAAACAAGAGCCTCAGCAGCCTTCAACCAGGGAAGCTGCAGTGTAATGCTTAA
- the si:dkey-1j5.4 gene encoding leucine-rich repeat-containing protein 15 isoform X1 produces the protein MAVIAVKMLPLTQLMLVILSMVQAVANCPGVCKCSRKSGPEKSEVNCHKKGLRTFPSNLPSDAWILKLGENGITELKANSLKSVPKIESINLEQNTIKSIHPKAFSGAKQLMLLNLYGNHITVLPPRGFQDLLNLRFLMLGQNQIGILKPEMFAGMRNLSDLDLPYNALTALPSNVFKPLIALKVLDLSLNRIQRISPKAFTGLRQLLFLNLDNNSLKTVPSGAFRPLRSLEMLVLDNNLLSTLSQSALDGLTNLQELYLRNNELEQLPSGVFSNMPNLSQLGLSGNRLKTVDGNMFSHMPELKNLYLHNNPWQCDCNIISLVRWMGQTKATMSPRDALKCVSPPQLKNKSLSSLQPGKLQCNA, from the exons ATGGCAGTCATTGCAG TGAAGATGCTGCCCTTGACACAGTTGATGTTGGTTATTCTTAGTATGGTGCAGGCGGTGGCAAACTGCCCTGGTGTCTGCAAATGCTCAAGGAAATCTGGCCCAGAAAAGTCTGAAGTCAACTGTCACAAAAAGGGCCTTCGTACCTTTCCCTCCAATCTTCCTTCTGACGCTTGGATCCTCAAACTGG GTGAGAATGGCATCACAGAACTAAAGGCAAATTCATTAAAATCAGTTCCCAAGATTGAGAGCATCAACCTGGAGCAAAATACAATCAAATCCATCCACCCCAAAGCATTTTCTGGTGCAAAACAACTGATGCTACTCAATCTTTATGGCAACCACATCACAGTCCTCCCTCCACGGGGGTTTCAg GACCTCCTGAACCTTCGTTTTCTCATGCTGGGCCAGAACCAGATTGGCATTCTCAAACCTGAGATGTTTGCTGGCATGAGGAACCTCTCGGATCTTGACCTACCTTATAATGCCCTGACAGCACTTCCATCTAATGTCTTCAAACCTTTGATTGCCCTGAAAGTTTTGGACCTTTCTCTGAATCGTATCCAAAGGATCTCTCCTAAGGCTTTCACTGGACTCAGACAGCTCTTGTTCCTCAACTTGGACAATAACAG TCTGAAAACTGTCCCATCTGGAGCATTCCGGCCGTTGCGATCGCTGGAGATGCTGGTTCTGGACAACAACCTCCTGTCAACACTGAGTCAGTCAGCTTTGGATGGCCTTACCAACCTGCAG GAACTCTACCTGAGGAACAACGAGTTGGAGCAGCTGCCATCTGGTGTGTTCAGCAACATGCCCAATCTTTCCCAGCTTGGACTCAGTGGAAATCGCCTGAAGACAGTGGATGGAAACATGTTCAGCCATATGCCAG AGCTGAAGAATCTATACCTGCACAATAACCCATGGCAGTGTGACTGTAATATTATCTCCTTGGTGAGGTGGATGGGACAGACCAAGGCTACCATGTCCCCACGGGATGCCCTGAAATGTGTGAGCCCGCCGCAGCTGAAAAACAAGAGCCTCAGCAGCCTTCAACCAGGGAAGCTGCAGTGTAATGCTTAA
- the si:dkey-1j5.4 gene encoding leucine-rich repeat-containing protein 15 isoform X3, which translates to MLPLTQLMLVILSMVQAVANCPGVCKCSRKSGPEKSEVNCHKKGLRTFPSNLPSDAWILKLGENGITELKANSLKSVPKIESINLEQNTIKSIHPKAFSGAKQLMLLNLYGNHITVLPPRGFQDLLNLRFLMLGQNQIGILKPEMFAGMRNLSDLDLPYNALTALPSNVFKPLIALKVLDLSLNRIQRISPKAFTGLRQLLFLNLDNNSLKTVPSGAFRPLRSLEMLVLDNNLLSTLSQSALDGLTNLQELYLRNNELEQLPSGVFSNMPNLSQLGLSGNRLKTVDGNMFSHMPELKNLYLHNNPWQCDCNIISLVRWMGQTKATMSPRDALKCVSPPQLKNKSLSSLQPGKLQCNA; encoded by the exons ATGCTGCCCTTGACACAGTTGATGTTGGTTATTCTTAGTATGGTGCAGGCGGTGGCAAACTGCCCTGGTGTCTGCAAATGCTCAAGGAAATCTGGCCCAGAAAAGTCTGAAGTCAACTGTCACAAAAAGGGCCTTCGTACCTTTCCCTCCAATCTTCCTTCTGACGCTTGGATCCTCAAACTGG GTGAGAATGGCATCACAGAACTAAAGGCAAATTCATTAAAATCAGTTCCCAAGATTGAGAGCATCAACCTGGAGCAAAATACAATCAAATCCATCCACCCCAAAGCATTTTCTGGTGCAAAACAACTGATGCTACTCAATCTTTATGGCAACCACATCACAGTCCTCCCTCCACGGGGGTTTCAg GACCTCCTGAACCTTCGTTTTCTCATGCTGGGCCAGAACCAGATTGGCATTCTCAAACCTGAGATGTTTGCTGGCATGAGGAACCTCTCGGATCTTGACCTACCTTATAATGCCCTGACAGCACTTCCATCTAATGTCTTCAAACCTTTGATTGCCCTGAAAGTTTTGGACCTTTCTCTGAATCGTATCCAAAGGATCTCTCCTAAGGCTTTCACTGGACTCAGACAGCTCTTGTTCCTCAACTTGGACAATAACAG TCTGAAAACTGTCCCATCTGGAGCATTCCGGCCGTTGCGATCGCTGGAGATGCTGGTTCTGGACAACAACCTCCTGTCAACACTGAGTCAGTCAGCTTTGGATGGCCTTACCAACCTGCAG GAACTCTACCTGAGGAACAACGAGTTGGAGCAGCTGCCATCTGGTGTGTTCAGCAACATGCCCAATCTTTCCCAGCTTGGACTCAGTGGAAATCGCCTGAAGACAGTGGATGGAAACATGTTCAGCCATATGCCAG AGCTGAAGAATCTATACCTGCACAATAACCCATGGCAGTGTGACTGTAATATTATCTCCTTGGTGAGGTGGATGGGACAGACCAAGGCTACCATGTCCCCACGGGATGCCCTGAAATGTGTGAGCCCGCCGCAGCTGAAAAACAAGAGCCTCAGCAGCCTTCAACCAGGGAAGCTGCAGTGTAATGCTTAA